In Mercurialis annua linkage group LG6, ddMerAnnu1.2, whole genome shotgun sequence, the following are encoded in one genomic region:
- the LOC126687269 gene encoding vacuolar protein 8, with protein MVEDRGKGVVEDVQSVEDWLLHGQELVPCALDKAREVKVFPGRWKMIISKLEQIPSHLSDLSSHPCFSKNALCKEQLQAVSKTLRDAIELSDLCMGEKYEGKLRMQSDLDALSGRLDLNLRDCGLLIKTGVLGEATLPLAVAGSSTESENVIHSNVKELLARLQIGHLEAKHKALDSLVEVMKEDEKNVLAVLGRSNIAALVQLLTATSPRIREKTVTVICSLAESGSCENWLVSESVLPPLIRLVESGSTVGKEKATISLQRLSMSADTARAIVGHGGVRPLIEICRIGDSVSQAAAACTLKNISAVPEVRQTLAEEGIVKVMINLLDCGILLGSKEYAAECLQNLTASNDSLKRLVVSEGGIRSLLVYLDGPLPQESAVGALRNLVTSVSMEMLVTLGFLPRIVHVLKSGSLGAQQAAASAICRVCSSTDMKRSVGEAGCIPLLIKLLEAKSNSVREASAQAISSLVSLSQNCREVKKNDKSVPNLVQLLDPSLQNTAKKYAVSSLASLSSSKKCKKLMISYGAIGYLKKLTEMDIPGAKKLLERLEKGKLRSLFSRK; from the coding sequence ATGGTGGAAGATAGAGGAAAAGGAGTTGTTGAAGATGTTCAATCGGTTGAAGATTGGTTATTACATGGCCAAGAGCTTGTTCCTTGTGCGCTTGATAAAGCTAGAGAGGTTAAGGTGTTTCCTGGCAGGTGGAAGATGATAATTTCAAAGTTGGAGCAGATCCCGTCGCATTTATCGGACTTGTCGAGTCATCCTTGCTTCTCGAAGAATGCTCTTTGCAAAGAGCAGTTGCAGGCTGTGTCGAAGACGCTGAGAGATGCAATTGAATTATCAGATTTGTGTATGGGTGAGAAGTATGAGGGGAAACTCAGGATGCAGAGTGATCTTGATGCTTTATCTGGGAGATTGGATTTAAATTTACGAGATTGCGGTCTTTTGATCAAGACTGGTGTGCTCGGTGAAGCTACGTTACCTTTAGCTGTGGCGGGATCATCAACAGAATCCGAGAATGTAATTCATAGCAATGTGAAGGAATTGCTTGCTCGGCTTCAGATTGGACACTTGGAGGCTAAGCATAAAGCTCTCGACAGCCTTGTTGAAGTCATGAAAGAGGACGAGAAGAATGTTTTAGCTGTTTTGGGACGGAGCAATATCGCTGCTCTAGTTCAGTTGTTAACAGCAACCTCTCCTCGTATTCGGGAGAAAACTGTTACTGTAATCTGCTCCCTTGCAGAATCTGGGAGTTGCGAGAATTGGCTAGTTTCGGAAAGTGTTTTGCCACCTCTGATAAGACTTGTAGAATCCGGTAGCACAGTTGGTAAAGAAAAGGCTACAATCTCTCTCCAGAGATTGTCAATGTCCGCAGATACAGCCAGGGCAATTGTCGGACACGGTGGGGTTAGACCACTGATTGAAATCTGTCGAATTGGTGATTCAGTTTCACAGGCTGCAGCTGCGTGTACGCTGAAGAACATATCAGCTGTTCCCGAGGTTAGACAAACCCTAGCAGAAGAAGGAATTGTTAAAGTCATGATCAATCTTCTCGATTGTGGAATTTTACTCGGATCTAAAGAATACGCAGCAGAATGCTTGCAGAATCTCACTGCAAGCAATGACAGTCTAAAGAGGCTTGTCGTTTCAGAAGGCGGAATACGCAGTTTATTAGTATATCTCGACGGTCCATTACCCCAAGAATCTGCAGTGGGCGCATTACGGAATTTGGTTACTTCGGTCTCTATGGAAATGCTAGTGACTCTCGGGTTCCTCCCCCGCATTGTCCACGTCCTTAAATCCGGATCACTAGGTGCACAACAAGCTGCCGCATCTGCAATTTGTCGAGTATGCAGCTCCACAGACATGAAAAGATCGGTGGGCGAAGCTGGATGCATTCCGCTTCTGATAAAATTACTCGAGGCTAAATCAAACAGTGTTAGAGAGGCTTCAGCACAGGCGATTTCGAGCTTGGTGAGCCTTTCACAGAACTGCAGAGAAGTTAAAAAGAACGATAAAAGTGTGCCAAATCTAGTGCAATTGCTCGATCCGAGTCTGCAAAACACTGCAAAAAAGTACGCAGTTTCGTCCCTTGCATCTCTCTCGTCGAGCAAGAAATGCAAAAAACTTATGATTTCTTATGGAGCTATTGGTTATCTTAAAAAGCTTACTGAAATGGATATTCCCGGGGCCAAGAAGCTGCTTGAACGATTGGAAAAAGGAAAATTAAGAAGTTTATTCAGCAGGAAATAG
- the LOC126653550 gene encoding F-box protein At4g00755 isoform X2 has protein sequence METCLDFISRLDYDASMRILMCLDDPSDLVHVSCVSHSWRHFVITNGLFKQLCMRMFPSLHNVEHVAEPNCTKNSLEIGCSNSAERETLAREHRVYAFLAHGCTSFAVRECISDSIIASSTDNYPEETIHNTLEPRDRVAIHNTLEPRDRVARRASYWSSKGQSNPVVPETLTYKLVADICIITEISVRPFQAFFQYGNPIYSAKSMRFRMGHLKAPMDDSMVEPCDNFADENFIWTYISPKFAMAQENRLQSFKLPEPVLCIGGILQVELLGRVQKQEMDGLFYICISHVRAMGRPLSPAFGVEILEPSGKFVLKAQSYEQPKVGENGSCESPDANMEERVRDLEQIVNLLRGQGVIVEYEWNEDDESGDEMAL, from the exons ATGGAGACATGTCTGGATTTCATTAGTCGGCTTGATTACGATGCTTCAATGAGGATTCTCATGTGCTTGGATGATCCATCTGATCTCGTTCATGTTAGTTGTGTTTCACATTCTTGGCGACATTTTG TGATCACAAATGGTCTTTTTAAGCAGCTGTGCATGAGGATGTTCCCTTCCTTGCATAATGTAGAGCATGTTGCTGAACCAAATTGTACGAAAAATTCTTTGGAAATCGGATGCAGTAATTCTGCGGAAAGGGAAACTCTGGCTAGAGAGCATAGAGTTTATGCCTTTTTAGCTCATGGTTGTACATCCTTTGCTGTTCGGGAGTGTATTTCAGATTCGATAATTGCTTCTAGCACTGATAATTATCCAGAGGAAACCATTCATAATACTTTGGAACCAAGAGACAGAGTTGCCATTCATAATACTTTGGAACCAAGAGACAGAGTTGCGAGGAGAGCTTCATACTGGTCAAGCAAAGGACAGAGTAATCCTGTTGTGCCTGAGACACTTACATATAAGCTGGTTGCTGATATTTGTATAATCACAGAAATCAGTGTGCGGCCTTTCCAAG CTTTTTTCCAGTATGGTAATCCTATATATTCTGCAAAATCAATGCGGTTTAGGATGGGTCATCTCAAAGCGCCAATGGATGATTCCATGGTTGAGCCGTGTGATAATTTTGCTGATGAAAATTTCATTTGGACTTATATCTCCCCAAAGTTTGCAATGGCTCAG GAGAATCGCCTACAGAGTTTCAAGCTTCCAGAACCTGTTCTTTGCATTGGTGGAATCTTGCAAGTTGAGCTGCTGGGTCGTGTCCAGAAACAAGAAATGGATGGCCTATTCTACATATG CATATCTCACGTTCGAGCAATGGGCAGACCGTTATCTCCTGCATTCGGTGTTGAAATACTTGAACCTTCTGGAAAGTTTGTGTTGAAAGCGCAGAGTTATGAACAACCAAAAGTTGGTGAAAATGGGTCCTGCGAATCCCCAGATGCGAACATGGAAGAGCGTGTGAGAGATCTAGAGCAGATAGTGAATTTGCTACGGGGACAAGGTGTAATCGTTGAGTATGAATGGAATGAAGATGATGAATCAGGTGACGAGATGGCTCTCTAA
- the LOC126653550 gene encoding F-box protein At4g00755 isoform X1 → MPTLSLSPPPKKKLLKLRKRVKVEMETCLDFISRLDYDASMRILMCLDDPSDLVHVSCVSHSWRHFVITNGLFKQLCMRMFPSLHNVEHVAEPNCTKNSLEIGCSNSAERETLAREHRVYAFLAHGCTSFAVRECISDSIIASSTDNYPEETIHNTLEPRDRVAIHNTLEPRDRVARRASYWSSKGQSNPVVPETLTYKLVADICIITEISVRPFQAFFQYGNPIYSAKSMRFRMGHLKAPMDDSMVEPCDNFADENFIWTYISPKFAMAQENRLQSFKLPEPVLCIGGILQVELLGRVQKQEMDGLFYICISHVRAMGRPLSPAFGVEILEPSGKFVLKAQSYEQPKVGENGSCESPDANMEERVRDLEQIVNLLRGQGVIVEYEWNEDDESGDEMAL, encoded by the exons ATGCCAACGTTGTCCCTGTCACCACcgccaaaaaaaaaacttcttaAG TTGAGAAAAAGAGTGAAAGTTGAGATGGAGACATGTCTGGATTTCATTAGTCGGCTTGATTACGATGCTTCAATGAGGATTCTCATGTGCTTGGATGATCCATCTGATCTCGTTCATGTTAGTTGTGTTTCACATTCTTGGCGACATTTTG TGATCACAAATGGTCTTTTTAAGCAGCTGTGCATGAGGATGTTCCCTTCCTTGCATAATGTAGAGCATGTTGCTGAACCAAATTGTACGAAAAATTCTTTGGAAATCGGATGCAGTAATTCTGCGGAAAGGGAAACTCTGGCTAGAGAGCATAGAGTTTATGCCTTTTTAGCTCATGGTTGTACATCCTTTGCTGTTCGGGAGTGTATTTCAGATTCGATAATTGCTTCTAGCACTGATAATTATCCAGAGGAAACCATTCATAATACTTTGGAACCAAGAGACAGAGTTGCCATTCATAATACTTTGGAACCAAGAGACAGAGTTGCGAGGAGAGCTTCATACTGGTCAAGCAAAGGACAGAGTAATCCTGTTGTGCCTGAGACACTTACATATAAGCTGGTTGCTGATATTTGTATAATCACAGAAATCAGTGTGCGGCCTTTCCAAG CTTTTTTCCAGTATGGTAATCCTATATATTCTGCAAAATCAATGCGGTTTAGGATGGGTCATCTCAAAGCGCCAATGGATGATTCCATGGTTGAGCCGTGTGATAATTTTGCTGATGAAAATTTCATTTGGACTTATATCTCCCCAAAGTTTGCAATGGCTCAG GAGAATCGCCTACAGAGTTTCAAGCTTCCAGAACCTGTTCTTTGCATTGGTGGAATCTTGCAAGTTGAGCTGCTGGGTCGTGTCCAGAAACAAGAAATGGATGGCCTATTCTACATATG CATATCTCACGTTCGAGCAATGGGCAGACCGTTATCTCCTGCATTCGGTGTTGAAATACTTGAACCTTCTGGAAAGTTTGTGTTGAAAGCGCAGAGTTATGAACAACCAAAAGTTGGTGAAAATGGGTCCTGCGAATCCCCAGATGCGAACATGGAAGAGCGTGTGAGAGATCTAGAGCAGATAGTGAATTTGCTACGGGGACAAGGTGTAATCGTTGAGTATGAATGGAATGAAGATGATGAATCAGGTGACGAGATGGCTCTCTAA
- the LOC126687944 gene encoding flagellar radial spoke protein 2-like codes for MNHPVLVISLATYEAAILENNIVKKKDKTTARVDNIKRSDRSVAAAFQALPPYVRAGHEQQQAASAADRRQNRQDRLAAAAAAAERRQRRLAAAAAAASDDEADAGDDEADAGDDEADAGDEEADAGDDEADAGDDEADAGDDEANAGDDEADA; via the exons atgaaccaTCCAGTTCTTGTAAT ATCCTTAGCAACCTACGAAGCTGCAATTCTTGAAAACAATATTGTCAAGAAAAAAGACAAGACAACCGCCAGAGTGGATAATATAAAAAGGTCCGACAGATCCGTTGCTGCAGCTTTTCAAGCACTTCCGCCATACGTGAGGGCAGGCCACGAGCAGCAGCAAGCTGCTTCTGCTGCAGACCGAAGGCAGAACAGGCAGGACAGgcttgctgctgctgctgctgcagcAGAGCGCAGGCAGCGCAGgcttgctgctgctgctgctgctgcttctGATGATGAGGCTGATGCTGGTGATGATGAAGCTGATGCTGGTGATGATGAAGCTGATGCTGGTGATGAAGAAGCTGATGCTGGTGATGATGAAGCTGATGCTGGAGATGATGAAGCTGATGCTGGTGATGATGAAGCTAATGCTGGTGATGATGAAGCTGATGCTTGA
- the LOC126653744 gene encoding peroxisomal membrane protein 11C has protein sequence MSTLDVPRAELALLVLYLNKAEARDKICRAIQYGSKFVSNGQPGTAQNVDKSTSLARKVFRLLKFVNDLHALISPVPQGTPLPLVLLGKSKNALLSTFLFLDQIVWLGRSGIYKNKERAELLGRISLFCWMGSSVCTTLVEIGELGRLSASMKKLEKELKDTDKHQNEQYRAKLQKSNERSLALVKAGMDIVVAVGLLQLTPKKVTPRVTGAFGFVSSLISCYQLLPSRPKAKTL, from the exons ATGAGTACATTGGATGTTCCGAGAGCAGAACTTGCGTTATTAGTTTTGTATCTTAACAAGGCTGAAGCGCGAGATAAGATATGCAGGGCAATTCAATATGGTTCGAAATTCGTCAGCAATGGACAGCCTGGTACTGCCCAGAATGTCGATAAGTCGACCAGCTTGGCTCGGAAAGTTTTCCGTCTTCTTAAG TTTGTCAATGATCTTCATGCTCTCATTAGCCCAGTTCCTCAAGGAACTCCTCTTCCTCTTGTTTTACTAGGAAAG TCAAAAAATGCATTGTTGTCGACGTTCTTATTTCTTGATCAAATAGTTTGGCTTGGTAGAAGCGGCATTTACAAG AACAAAGAACGCGCTGAGTTACTTGGCAGGATATCTCTTTTCTGTTGGATGGGATCATCAGTCTGTACCACCTTGGTTGAG ATTGGAGAGCTCGGAAGGCTATCTGCATCGATGAAGAAGCTAGAGAAGGAGCTCAAGGATACCGACAAACATCAA AATGAGCAATACCGTGCTAAACTTCAAAAATCAAACGAGAGGTCACTAGCCCTTGTTAAGGCGGGTATGGATATTGTCGTTGCAGTTGGGCTGCTTCAATTGACACCCAAGAAGGTTACTCCTCGTGTTACAGGagcctttggatttgtttcctccTTAATCTCGTGCTATCAG TTACTTCCATCGCGACCGAAAGCCAAAACTCTGTGA